From the genome of Acidimicrobiales bacterium:
GTACTCGGCCCACGAGCCGGGATAGTCCTTCACGCACGCCACCTCGACCCACGGCACCTCGCCGGTGGACCGGAAGCGGCGGACCCGGTTGCGGTGGGTGTGGCCGGCGAAGTACCCGACGATGGCAGGGCGGCGGGCGACGACGGCGACCAGCGCCTCGGAGTCCTCGGGGTTGATCCCGAAGTAGCCGGCCTCCCGCTTGGGCGAGTCCGGGCTCCACGGGTGGTGGTGCCCGAACACGAGCACCGGCCGGTCGCTCTCGGCGGCGACCGTGTCGAGCCAGTCGAGCGTCCCGGCGGTGACCCGGCCGGTCGGCCGGCCCGGGATGGTCGTGTCGACCACGGCCAGCCGGGCGCCGGGCACGTCGACGGCGTACGGGGCGCCGTCCTCGACCGGGTCGGCGCCGGTGGTGACGTCGTGGTTGCCCCGCACCCAGTGGAGGCGGTCGCCGAACGCGCCCCGGTAGGTGGCGAGGAAGGCCTCGAACTGCTGGCGCGTCCCGTCCGCCGTCAGGTCGCCCTTGACGACGACGGCGTCGGGCCGGGCCGCGGTGATCTCGCCGACCGCGCCCCGGTTCATCACCTCGGGGTAGGGGTCCTCGTCCGGCTCGGACCGGAAGACCGGGCCGATGTCGGTGCCCTCGATGAGCCCGGCGACCTCCTCGCCGAAGTGCACGTCGTTCACGGTGGCCACCGTGGCCAGCCGCTCGCCGCCCGGCCGGGGCAGGGTCCGGAAGGAGAACGGGCCGAACGAGTAGTCGGTGTCGGGGTCGAGCCCCCGCCAGCGGTCGACGAGCAGCCCGTCGTGGACCACGGCCTCGTCGTCGGCGACCGTGGTCAGCTGCGGGCCGGCCACCGTCACCAGGGCCGGTCCCGGCGGGCGGCGATGGGCTTGGACCACCACCGGCCCGAGAACCGCCACCGCGACGGGGACGCCGGCGCCACGGCCTCGACGACGACCGGCCGGGGCCAGGCCGCCTCGACGGCGGCCACGATGGCCGCCACCTCCTCCTCGGTCGGCTGGGCGCGGTCGTCGCTCACAGCGGCACGTTCCCGTGCTTGCGCCGGGGCAGCTCCTCGCGCTTGGACCGGAGCATGGCGAGCCCGTCGATCAGCAGGGCGCGGGTGTCGGCCGGGTCGATCACGTCGTCCACGTAGCCCCGCTCGGCGGCCAGGTACGGGTTGGCGTAGCGCTCGGTGTACTCCTCGACCAGCTCGGCCCGGCGGGCGACCGGGTCGGCGGCGGCTTGGAGCTCGCGGCGGTAGACGATCTCGACCGCGCCCTGGGGGCCCATCACGGCCAGCTCGGCCGACGGCCAGGCGTAGGCGAGGTCGGCGCCGATCGACTTGGAGTTCATGACGACGTAGGCGCCGCCGTAGGCCTTCCGGGTGATGACCTGGATGCGGGGGACGGTCGACTCGCAGTAGGCGTACAGCAGCTTGGCGCCGTGGCGGATGATGCCGCCGTACTCCTGGTCGGTGCCGGGCAGGAACCCGGGCACGTCCACGAACGTGACGATCGGGATGTTGAACGCGTCGCAGGTGCGGACGAAGCGGGCGCCCTTCTCCGACGACTCGATGTCGAGCACGCCGGCCAGCACGAGCGGCTGGTTGCCGACGATGCCGACCGGGTGGCCGTCCAGCCGGCCGAAGCCGCACACGAGGTTGCGGGCCCACTGGGGGAAGTACTCGAGGAACTCGCCGTCGTCGACGACCGCCCTGATCACGTCGTGCATGTCGTAGGGCAGGTTCGGCGACGCCGGCATGAGCTCGGACAGCTCCGGGGTGCGCCGGCGCGGGTCGTCGGTCGGCGCGAACCAGGGCGGCTCCTCCAGGTTGTTGGAGGGGAGGTAGGAGAGCAGGTACCGGACGCCGTCGAGGCAGGTGCGGTCGTCCGGCGCGGTGAACGCGGCGACCCCCGACTTGGTGGCGTGGGTGGTGGCGCCGCCCAGCTCCTGCTGGGTCACCTCCTCGCCGGTCACCGTCTTCACCACGTCCGGCCCGGTGATGAACATGTACGACGTGTCCTGGACCATGAACACGAAGTCGGTCATGGCCGGGCTGTAGACGGCGCCGCCGGCGCACGGGCCCATGATCACGCTGACCTGGGGCACCACCCCGCTGGCGGCCACGTTCCGGTAGAAGATCCCGCCGTACATGGCGAGGGAGACGACGCCCTCCTGGATGCGGGCGCCGGCGCCGTCGTTGATGCCGATGACCGGCGCCCCGACCTTCAGCGCCATGTCCATGATCTTGTGGATCTTCTCGGCGAACACCTCGCCGAGGGCGCCGCCGAACACGGTGAAGTCCTGCGAGAACACGAACACCCGGCGGCCGTCGACGGTGCCCCAGCCGGTGATGACCCCGTCGGTGTAGGGCCGCTCGTCGAGCGCCGAGGCCCTGGTGCGGGCCAGCAGGTCGAGCTCGTGGAACGACCCCTCGTCGAGCAGGTACTCGACCCGCTCCCTGGCGAGCAGCTTCCCCCTGGCGTGCTGGCGCTCGACGGCCCGTTCCGACCCCGCGTGGTACGCCTGCTCCTTCCGCTTGTTCAGCTCCTCCAGGCGTTCGGACAGCGGGTGCTCGGGCACGGGGTCATCGTAGGAGGTCGGCTCAACGACCCCGGCCCGGTGCCGATGGGGGCCGATGCGCTGGGCCAGCGTCGACGACGCGCCGCCCGCCGACGTGCGGTCGCTGCTCGACACCCTCGCCTCCAGCCGGGCCCGGGTGGCGGGGCATCGCGTCGTCGCGGCCCCGCCGGACCGTCGCACGGTCGTCGCCCTCGTCGAGCACCACGTGTTCGCCGTGTGGGACCACGCCTCGCTGCTCGAGGTGACCCGGCCCCACCTGGCCCAGCTCGGGCTGGAGGCGCCGCCGCCGGTCGACGTCCTCGCCTACGCCGACGTGATGGACGAGGTCGGCGCCGACACCCGGCCGGTGCGCCGGTTCCTCGCGCTGGTGGCGGCCGGCGTCGAGGTCCGGGGCGCGCTGGTGATGGCCGAGGTGCCGGCCGGCGCCCGGCGGTTCGTCACCAACACCTGGCACACGGTCGCCACCGGGTCGGCCCTCGAGCGGGCGGCGATGTTCTGCTTCGGGCGCGACGACCTCGTCCCCGACGCCCTCCGCCGCTCCCTCGCCGGGGTCGCCCCGCTGGCCCGCTGGCTCGACCGGCACCTGCCGGCCGACGGCGGCGCCGGCGCGGAGGCGGCGTTCGCGCTGCTGGCCACCCTGTGCCGGCACGAGGACGACTGGCGCCTCGCGCTCGCGACGGCCAGCGAGGCGCTGGCCGCCCGGACGCGCCTGTGGGACGCCGTCGAGGCGTCGCTGGCCGCGGCCGCCGGACGGCCCCGCGCCGCCGTCGCCGGCGCCGAGCGGGTCGCCCGCCGCTGACCGGCCGGCGCTACGTGCCGGCCGTCGCCGAGGTGGCGCCCACGGAGCGGCCTGTGCCGTCGGCGGCCTGGCCGTCGCCCGAGCCGGACCTGGCCGAGCACGTGAGGTTGTCGCCGGTCTCGGCGTCGAAGAGGTGGATGCGGCGGGCGTCGAGCCACAGCTCGACCTCCTCGCCCTCCTTGGCCCGGCTGGCGGCGTCGAGGCGGGCGACGACCCTGGTCCGCCCGCCCTCGGTCATCTCCGCCGTCTCCAGGTCGTCGGCCAGCTGGTTGAGCTCCTGCGCGGCGTCGCCCTCGACGTCGAAGTAGGCGTACAGCTCCGAGCCCATCCACTCGATGACGTCGACCTTGGCCCGGAACGTCGGGCCGGTGGCCTTGGCCTCGCCGACGATCTCGGCGTCCTCGAACTGCTCGGGCCGGATCCCGCAGATGACCCGGCGGTCACCGGCGTCGCCCATGCGGGAGCGCAGGTCCTCGGGCAGCTCGAACGAGCACATCGGCAGCTCGACGGTCGTCCCCCGCAGCGTGGCGGGCAGGAAGTTCATGGACGGGGAGCCGATGAACCCGGCGACGAACAGGTTGACGGGGTCGGTGTAGAGGTCCCGCGGCGAGCCGACCTGGAGGACCTCGCCCTTGCGGAGCACCGCCACCCGGTCGCCGAGGGTCATGGCCTCGACCTGGTCGTGGGTGACGTAGACGGTGGTCGTGCCCAGCCGCTGCTGGAGCCGGGAGATCTCGGTCCGCATCTGCACGCGCAGCTTGGCGTCGAGGTTCGACAGGGGCTCGTCCATCAGGAACGCCTCGGGCTCCCGCACGATGGCCCGGCCCATGGCCACCCGCTGGCGCTGGCCGCCGGACAGGTTGCCGGGCTTGCGGTCGAGGTGGTCGGTGAGCTCGAGGATCTTCGCCGCGTCCTCGACCCGCTTGCGGATCTCGCCGTCGGGCACCTTGGCCAGCTTCAGCGGGAACGCCATGTTCTCCCGCACGGTCATGTGCGGGTAGATGGCGTAGCTCTGGAAGACCATCGCCATGTTGCGGTCCTTCGGGTCGACGTCGTTGACGACCCGGCCGCCGACCTTCAGCTCGCCGTCGGTGATGTCCTCCAGCCCGACGATCATGTTGAGCAGGGTCGACTTCCCGCAGCCGGACGGGCCGACCAGGATGAAGAACTCGCCGTCCTTGATGGTGAAGTCGGCGGCCTTCACCGCCTCCGTCCCGTCGGGATACCGCTTGGTCACCTTGTCGAGGACGATCTCAGCCATGGAGCCGTGGTTCCTTTCGGTCAGCCCTTGACGGCGCCGGACGTCAGCCCGGCGACGATCCGCCGTTGGAAGAGCAGCACCATCACGATGATGGGGATCGTCACCACCACGGAGGCGGCGGCGATCGAGCCGGTCGGGAAGTCGAACTGCGAGCTCCCCGTGAAGAAGGCGAGGGCGGCCGGCACCGTCCTCGCCCGGTTGGTCGACGTCAGCGACGTCGCGAACAGGAAGTCGTTCCAGGCGAAGATGAACACGAGGATCGCCGAGGTGAACACGCCGGGGGCGGCGAGCGGGGCGATCACCCGGCGGAAGGCCTGGAACGGGGTGGCCCCGTCGACGCGCGCCGCCTTGTCGAGGTCCCACGGGATCTCCCGGAAGAACGCCGACAGGGTCCAGATGGCGAGGGGCAGGGTGAAGGTCATGTAGGGGATGATCAGCCCGGGCCACGTGTCGAACAGGTGCAGGGTCCGCCACATGTTGAACAGCGGGCCGATGATCGAGATCGACGGGAACATGGCGATGGCCAGCGCCCCCGACAGCACCAGCGTCTTGCCCGGGAAGTCGAGGCGGACGATGGCGTACGCCGCGAACGTCGCCAGGATCACGGCCAGCACCGTCGAGATGAGCGCGATCCCGATCGAGTTGCGGAGGGCGGCCGGGAACTGGGGGTCGTCGAAGATGGCGGAGTAGTTGTCGAGGCTCGGGCTGCGCGGGAAGAACTTGCCGTTGGTCAGCTCGTCGGTCGGCTTCAGCGACAGCGACACGATCCAGGCCACGGGGATCAGCGCGTACAGCACGATCACGATCGACCCGAGCGCCCACAGGAACTTCTCGAGGCCGGTGCGCTCCCTCATCAGCGCTCCCCCCTGGCCTGGGACAGGTTGGCGCCGAAGCCCTTCACGAACATCACGGCGATCAGCACCACGAGGGCGAACACGAGGACCGACACCGCCGACCCGAGCCCGAGGTTGAGCCGGGTGATCAGCGTGTTGTAGCCGAGGATCGACAGCGACTCGGTGCCCTGGGCGCCCCGGGTCTGGACGAACACGGCGTCGAAGATCCGGAAGGCGTCGAGGGTGCGGAACAGCAGGGCGACGAGCACGGCCGGCTTCATCAGCGGCAGGGTGACCTTGAGGAAGCGCTGCACGGCGGTGGCGCCGTCGACCCTGGCCGCCTTGATCAGGTCGTTCGGGACGAGCGTGAACCCGGCGAGGAGCAGCAGGGCCATGAACGGCGTGGTCTTCCACACCTCCGTGGCGATGATCACGACGTAGGACGACCACCGCTCGGTGAACCAGCTCTGGTCGGTGTTCAGCAGGCCGTTCACGAACCCGGTGGTGGGGTCGAAGGCGAAGCGCCAGGCGAAGGCGGCGACGACCGTGATGATCCCGTAGGGCACGAGGATCGACGCCCGCACCACCCCCCGGCCGAACAGGGCCCGGTGCATCACCCAGGCCAGCCCGTAGCCGAGGACCAGCTCGATCGCCACCGACACCACGGTGATGACCAGGGTGTTCATCAGGTCCTGCCACCACACCTCGTTGGACAGCACGGCCCCGTAGTTGGACAGGCCGACGAAGGAGCGCTCGTCCGGGAAGCGCAGGTCGTAGCGCTGGAGGGACAGCCAGAAGGCGTAGGCGATCGGGTAGCCGGTG
Proteins encoded in this window:
- a CDS encoding metallophosphoesterase codes for the protein MTVAGPQLTTVADDEAVVHDGLLVDRWRGLDPDTDYSFGPFSFRTLPRPGGERLATVATVNDVHFGEEVAGLIEGTDIGPVFRSEPDEDPYPEVMNRGAVGEITAARPDAVVVKGDLTADGTRQQFEAFLATYRGAFGDRLHWVRGNHDVTTGADPVEDGAPYAVDVPGARLAVVDTTIPGRPTGRVTAGTLDWLDTVAAESDRPVLVFGHHHPWSPDSPKREAGYFGINPEDSEALVAVVARRPAIVGYFAGHTHRNRVRRFRSTGEVPWVEVACVKDYPGSWAEYRVFEGGILQVHRRISTPEALRWSERTKAMYAGLYQEYAFGRLEDRCFLFGRRDGA
- a CDS encoding acyl-CoA carboxylase subunit beta; translation: MPEHPLSERLEELNKRKEQAYHAGSERAVERQHARGKLLARERVEYLLDEGSFHELDLLARTRASALDERPYTDGVITGWGTVDGRRVFVFSQDFTVFGGALGEVFAEKIHKIMDMALKVGAPVIGINDGAGARIQEGVVSLAMYGGIFYRNVAASGVVPQVSVIMGPCAGGAVYSPAMTDFVFMVQDTSYMFITGPDVVKTVTGEEVTQQELGGATTHATKSGVAAFTAPDDRTCLDGVRYLLSYLPSNNLEEPPWFAPTDDPRRRTPELSELMPASPNLPYDMHDVIRAVVDDGEFLEYFPQWARNLVCGFGRLDGHPVGIVGNQPLVLAGVLDIESSEKGARFVRTCDAFNIPIVTFVDVPGFLPGTDQEYGGIIRHGAKLLYAYCESTVPRIQVITRKAYGGAYVVMNSKSIGADLAYAWPSAELAVMGPQGAVEIVYRRELQAAADPVARRAELVEEYTERYANPYLAAERGYVDDVIDPADTRALLIDGLAMLRSKREELPRRKHGNVPL
- a CDS encoding DUF3050 domain-containing protein, whose translation is MRWASVDDAPPADVRSLLDTLASSRARVAGHRVVAAPPDRRTVVALVEHHVFAVWDHASLLEVTRPHLAQLGLEAPPPVDVLAYADVMDEVGADTRPVRRFLALVAAGVEVRGALVMAEVPAGARRFVTNTWHTVATGSALERAAMFCFGRDDLVPDALRRSLAGVAPLARWLDRHLPADGGAGAEAAFALLATLCRHEDDWRLALATASEALAARTRLWDAVEASLAAAAGRPRAAVAGAERVARR
- the ugpC gene encoding sn-glycerol-3-phosphate ABC transporter ATP-binding protein UgpC → MAEIVLDKVTKRYPDGTEAVKAADFTIKDGEFFILVGPSGCGKSTLLNMIVGLEDITDGELKVGGRVVNDVDPKDRNMAMVFQSYAIYPHMTVRENMAFPLKLAKVPDGEIRKRVEDAAKILELTDHLDRKPGNLSGGQRQRVAMGRAIVREPEAFLMDEPLSNLDAKLRVQMRTEISRLQQRLGTTTVYVTHDQVEAMTLGDRVAVLRKGEVLQVGSPRDLYTDPVNLFVAGFIGSPSMNFLPATLRGTTVELPMCSFELPEDLRSRMGDAGDRRVICGIRPEQFEDAEIVGEAKATGPTFRAKVDVIEWMGSELYAYFDVEGDAAQELNQLADDLETAEMTEGGRTRVVARLDAASRAKEGEEVELWLDARRIHLFDAETGDNLTCSARSGSGDGQAADGTGRSVGATSATAGT
- a CDS encoding carbohydrate ABC transporter permease, with product MRERTGLEKFLWALGSIVIVLYALIPVAWIVSLSLKPTDELTNGKFFPRSPSLDNYSAIFDDPQFPAALRNSIGIALISTVLAVILATFAAYAIVRLDFPGKTLVLSGALAIAMFPSISIIGPLFNMWRTLHLFDTWPGLIIPYMTFTLPLAIWTLSAFFREIPWDLDKAARVDGATPFQAFRRVIAPLAAPGVFTSAILVFIFAWNDFLFATSLTSTNRARTVPAALAFFTGSSQFDFPTGSIAAASVVVTIPIIVMVLLFQRRIVAGLTSGAVKG
- a CDS encoding sugar ABC transporter permease — protein: MTTTAPPAVRRPEDQATAKGAPGRSGRPGMTGRAKAERKLGWMLCAPAVTVMLLVTGYPIAYAFWLSLQRYDLRFPDERSFVGLSNYGAVLSNEVWWQDLMNTLVITVVSVAIELVLGYGLAWVMHRALFGRGVVRASILVPYGIITVVAAFAWRFAFDPTTGFVNGLLNTDQSWFTERWSSYVVIIATEVWKTTPFMALLLLAGFTLVPNDLIKAARVDGATAVQRFLKVTLPLMKPAVLVALLFRTLDAFRIFDAVFVQTRGAQGTESLSILGYNTLITRLNLGLGSAVSVLVFALVVLIAVMFVKGFGANLSQARGER